The DNA region GGCGGTAAAATATTACCCCCAACAGCATTCCTGCGAGCATGATCCACTTACGGCCTACCTTATCGCTCCAGGAACCAAAAATTACAAAGAAAGGGGTTGCAAAGGCGATCCCCCATAAAAGGATATACCTGGAGTCGTTAAAATCAACATGGCAGGTATTTTCGATGAAGGACTGTGCATAAAACTGGCCCGTGTACCAGATCACCCCCTGCCCCATGGTTGCGCCAAATAAGGCAAGCAGCACCATTTTAAAATTGGCTTTATGACTAAAACTTTCCTTCAGTGGATTTTTGGATACCTTTCCTTCCGATTTCAGCTTACTGAACATCGGAGATTCGTGCATTTTCATCCTGATGTAGATAGAAACACCAACCAGCAGGATAGACAGCAGGAAGGGAATCCTCCAGCCCCAGTCGGCAAAACTTTCGGCACCCACCAGGTTTTTTGTCAATACGATAATCCCCAGCGACAGGAACAGCCCGCCTGTAGCGGTAGTCTGGATCCAGCTGGTAAAAAAGCCTCGCTTGTTGGCTGGTGCGTGTTCTGCCACATAAGTAGCTGCCCCGCCATATTCCCCGCCCAGGGCAAGGCCCTGTATCAGCCGTAAAATTAATACCAGTATAGGGGCTGCATAGCCTATGCTTGAATAAGAGGGGATCAGGCCAATCAGGAAGGTTGAGCCGCCCATCAAGACCAGTGTAAGCAGAAAAGTGTACTTCCTCCCAATTAAATCACCCAGCCGCCCGAATACAAGGGCTCCAAAAGGTCTGACAATAAAGCCTGCTGCAAAAATAGCCAGGGTATTGATCAATGCCGAAGCCCCGGCGTCTGCCGGAAATAACTGTGTCCCGATAATGGTGGCTAAACTTCCGAAAATATAGAAATCATACCATTCAATTAAGGTGCCCAGCGAAGAGGCGCCTATCACTTTAAAAATACTGCTTTGTTGTGGTTCCTGGCTCATATTTGGTTTAAAGGTTGACTAAAACAATAAATCTACAATTAATTCCGAAATATCAGCAAAATATTAGAACAAAAGTTAATCTACGTTACCGTACACAAAGCAATAACGGGCCTGAATGAACTTATTGCTCTTCCCTGAAATAAACTTTATAGTAATTCATGGATTTATCGTCATCAAACCCTTTTTCGATGAGTTCTTTATCGCCATGGATATAGATATGGAAGTTCTTATCCAGCTTCAATACGCTTTTATAAACCCTCGCCTGCTTCTTTACCGCAGCACCTGAAATGTCAAAACTATCGGGAATAGGCTGGTCAAACTCCTCTTCAAAGTTCTTTTTGTAATTCTTAAAAGATTCAATTCCCTCGGCATTCCCAATAACCTCGTTAGAGAACTCATCCAGGTCAAAGCTTTCCTTTTCCTTAAAGTACTTCATAGACCTATTCAGCAGGTCTATTTTATCTGCCTTGGAAATCTCGAATTCCTCGTCCAGCTTCTCTGTCACAAAGTTTTTGTAAACCCCCAATACGCTGGCTGTCTGGTTAAAACTGTCGTTCCTGATCTTTAACTTCAAAAACTCATCTTTCCAGTATACCGCTTCTGCGCTTCTGTTCGTCTGGTCTATCACTGCAACCCTGTAGCCCTCTTCTTTATCTGTATTAAAAATCAGGCAGCCCTTATCCAGTTTATTGATATTGATGGCATCCTGCTCATAGCTTAGGCCAAAGCCATCCTGCTCCGGAAAAACCTTCAGGTAGCTTTCTTTGGTCTCCGATTTAAAAATACCAATGGCATCATGAAGTTCACCTTCAATCTGCACGTTCTCGAAGTAGGCCACATACAGCTCTCCCGATTTTATTTTCGGGTGCCCGGAAACATCATACAGGAATTTGGCCAGCTGCTGGCTGTTCTCATGAAAAACCTCTCCGTTTTCAAAAATCGCTTCAGCAAAATGATAAACTTCGTTTAAGTTCAGATCGCCATTAGGGTGCATAAAACGATAAACCTCATTCACCTTTTCATAAGGCCCTAAAAAGTACTGCTGAAGCAGGTTGCTCAGCATCAGGTCTTTGATCACTATGGACTTTTCCGACAGGACATAAAACTCTTCTTCGGATTTGTTCCCGATCCGGTGTATAGACAATTCGGCCAATGAGGCCTCAACAAAAGAAATCATTAAGGAAAATTAGGCTTTGTTTTCGTTTTCGTTAGGGGTATTGCGCAGCTCAACCGGTTTCTCCGCATTTTTCTTCATTTTCAGGTTCAGCATCTCCACCAGGATGGAGAAGGCCATTGCAAAATAGATATAGCCTTTCGGTATGTGCTGGTCCAGACCTTCTGCCAGCAGGGAAACCCCGATCAGCAACAGGAAGGACAGCGCGAGCATTTTTACTGTGGGGTG from Pedobacter africanus includes:
- a CDS encoding MFS transporter codes for the protein MSQEPQQSSIFKVIGASSLGTLIEWYDFYIFGSLATIIGTQLFPADAGASALINTLAIFAAGFIVRPFGALVFGRLGDLIGRKYTFLLTLVLMGGSTFLIGLIPSYSSIGYAAPILVLILRLIQGLALGGEYGGAATYVAEHAPANKRGFFTSWIQTTATGGLFLSLGIIVLTKNLVGAESFADWGWRIPFLLSILLVGVSIYIRMKMHESPMFSKLKSEGKVSKNPLKESFSHKANFKMVLLALFGATMGQGVIWYTGQFYAQSFIENTCHVDFNDSRYILLWGIAFATPFFVIFGSWSDKVGRKWIMLAGMLLGVIFYRPIYQVFLDDTDVSKVEQKDIASVSDPVVMRTAIAETGDSLITTTSTVTLLNGASFQKIQSHTKYADPGKPALEMPDAYKDKKLSTPVFWKFVALIFFQILLVTMVYGPIAAFLVELFPTKIRYTSMSLPYHVGNGVFGGLVPFIATLIASFSGSTPLSGLWYPIGIAALSLLIGTVYLSNKKPDHNEAEAETH
- a CDS encoding nucleoid-associated protein; protein product: MISFVEASLAELSIHRIGNKSEEEFYVLSEKSIVIKDLMLSNLLQQYFLGPYEKVNEVYRFMHPNGDLNLNEVYHFAEAIFENGEVFHENSQQLAKFLYDVSGHPKIKSGELYVAYFENVQIEGELHDAIGIFKSETKESYLKVFPEQDGFGLSYEQDAININKLDKGCLIFNTDKEEGYRVAVIDQTNRSAEAVYWKDEFLKLKIRNDSFNQTASVLGVYKNFVTEKLDEEFEISKADKIDLLNRSMKYFKEKESFDLDEFSNEVIGNAEGIESFKNYKKNFEEEFDQPIPDSFDISGAAVKKQARVYKSVLKLDKNFHIYIHGDKELIEKGFDDDKSMNYYKVYFREEQ